The sequence below is a genomic window from Theobroma cacao cultivar B97-61/B2 chromosome 6, Criollo_cocoa_genome_V2, whole genome shotgun sequence.
AAGGTTAAAAACGTAAAAGAACtgtaaaacaaattatttacaataaataaataaatttatactcTTCACTCCTCCTCAAGATGAGTATTATGTATGTTAATAATACTCATCTTATGCAAGAGAGAATGCAATGGTCTAGGTTGTAAAGCTTTGGTGAAAAGATCTGCAAGTTGGGACTTGGTCGGAATGTAAGATGGATCAATTGGACCTGCAGCTACCTTCTCTCGAATGAAATGACAATCCATCTCAATATGTTTTGTGCGCTCATGAAATATAGGATTTCGACAAATATGAAGAGTCGATTGATTGTCACAAAATAATTTCACTGCACATGAATGTTCAATACTGAAGTCCATAAGTAAATGCAGTAACCAAATCACTTCACAACAAGTTGCTGCAATTGCTCTATATTCAGCTTCAGTAGAACTCTTTGCTACCACACTCTGCTTTTTAGCTTTCCAACTTATCAATGAGTTTCCCAACAGTATACCAAAACCAGTAACTGATCTTCTAGTATCTGGGCAACCAGCCCAATCACTATCACTATATGCTTGTAAGCATAAATCAGAATCactagaaaataaaatgcCTTGACCAGGAGTTGCTTTAAGATATCGTATTACTCTGAAAGCTGCTTGTAAATGAACCTCACTTGGCTTGTCCATATACTGAGAAACTATGTGAACAACATATGAAATATCTGGTCTTGTAAAAGTAAGGTACAAGAGTCTTCCAACCAGTTGTCTATACGTAGTACTATCTTTCAATTGTTCTTCATCTGTGGCCTTTGTCAATTTATGATGATATTTAATCGGTGTAGACACTGGTTTAGATCCCAATAAACCATATTCTGTTAAGATGTCCAGAGTATACTTCCtttgacaaagaaaaattCCCTTGCTGGACCTTCCCACTTCTAAGCCAAGAAAATACTTAAGTTTCCCTAAGtccttaagcttgaaattagAACTCAAATGGCCCTTAACATCATTAGTAAGATCCATTGAAGTACTGCCAAtcacaatatcatccacataaaccAACAATGCAATGAATTCCCCTGTTTGAGTAGTCTTGGTAAACAAAGAATAGTCAGCTTTGGATTGCTGAAAACCATAAGCTAGTAAACAAGTGGTAAATTTTGAATTCCACTGTCGTGATGCTTGTTTGAGTCCATACAACGACTTATTCAACTTGCACACCATCTTACCACCGGTAAGACACTCCCCCTTAAAACAATACCCCTGTGGCAGCTCCATGAAAACAGTTTCATTCAAATCCACGTTCAAGAAAGCATTATTAATATCAAGCTAAGTAAAAAACCAGCCTTTAATGGCTGTCAGCGCTAAAAACAGCCGAACAGTGGTATGTTTCACCACAGGATTAAATGTCTCTTGATAATCAAAGCCTGCCCTTTGATTATAACCCTTGGCTACTAATCGGGCTTTATATCTCTCAACAGAACTGTCAACATTTAGTTTGACCTTGTAGACCCATTTACAGCCAATAACATGAGAATTAGGAGGTAAAGGTACCACTGTCCATGTCTTATTCGCCTCCAAAGCATCCAATTCAGTTTGCATAGCCTCCCTCCATTGAACATGTTTTACAGCTTGATGATAACATGTGGGTTCAGGTATATGAGACAAGGCTACTATAAAAACTTTATGATCAGGTGAGAGTTGATTACTAGACAAATATTTGGTGATGGGATATTTGGTAACAAAATTGGCCTGTGTAGGAAAGGTACAATGATAAGCCTCAAGGTATTTTGCTGGGTGTCTTTGTCTAGTACTTTTTCTAATATTGGATGGTGAATTATGAGAATGTGGTTCTTCAGCAAGTAGAACTATAGGTTCACTCAACTTAGGTAGATTAGCATTTAAATAAGGCAAATCCATATTGGAATAGAAGCAGAAGTATCAACAACAGAATCAAAAGAATTATCAGCAATAGGAACAAAATTATTGTCAGATATTGACGGAGAAGGAATATCAACAAAATGTGTATATGAAACAATTAAAGGATGGGTAGGTAAAGAAGCATCATGAGAAGAAGACAAATCATAAACAGAACGTGAGGTTGATTGATGTCGCTGAAAAGGAAATATTGATTCATGAAATATAACATTTATAGAAACAAAGATACTATGTGTAACTAGGTCATAAAGCTTGTAACCTTTAATACCTACTAgatatccaaaaaaaatacattttttagCCCTAAGTTCAAACTTCTTTCTGTTGTGTGATAAAGTTGATGCAAAACATAAAGAACCAAATACTTTAAGATGTGAATATGAAGGTGGTTTATGAAAAAGCTTTTCAAATGGAGTTTGATCATGTAAACTTGGTGTGGGCACCCTATTTATTATATGAGTAGCAACCAAAATTGCATCACCccaaaattttaaaggaaGATTAGCTTGAAATAAAAGTGATCTAGCCACAACTAAAAGATGCTGATGCTTTCTTTCAACAATACCGTTTTGTTGGGGGGGTCTCAACATAAGAAAGTTAGTGCACAATTCCCTTAGAGCTAAAAAAATCAGTAAGATTAAATTCTGAACCATTATTTGACCTTATTTGTTTGATTGAAACATTAAATTGATTCAAAATCATATTATAAAATGTAGGCAAAATCATAGAAACTTCTGACTTGtacttcattaaaaaaatccaTGTAAACCTAGTGTATTCATCAACAATGGTAAGAAAAAACTTATGCTCTGAAATTGTAGAAACTTCATATGATCCCCAAATATCAACATTTATTAGTTCAAAAGCAAATGTAACATAAGGTACATGAATTGGAAAAGGAAGCCTTTTCTGTTTAGCAAGTGGACAAATATCACAGAAAAAATTTTCTGTACATGAAACATCAAGGAAATGTTGATGAatctgttttattttcttaagtggAATGTGCCCTAATCTAAAGTGCCacaaatcaaaaacaatagACAAACTATTACAAGAATTAACagagtgaaaaattacatttttgtccTTTTGAAACTGTGCAACTAGTTGTGCATCCAACTCCTTTTGTAAGAGATATAAGTCATCCCTCACTCTAGCATCCCCAATCACTTTCTAGGAAACTAGATCCTATATAATGTAGTACGAATCAGTAAAAAACAAATGTTGTTTCTGACACTTTGCTAACTTGTTAACAGAAATTAGGTTGAATTTAAAACTTGGTACACACTAAACATTCTCTAAAATCAAATCTCCTAATTTTGCAATGCCCATATGGGATACCaaaacatttattttgtttgacAATTGAACAAAAACATCATGAACTTTCCTATATgcagtaaaatttttaagattacAAGCTATATGATCAGTAGCACTAGTATCAAGTATCTAGGCATCACTATTCAGAAATGAACACATTGAAGCAATAATACTATTTACAAAAGAATATGAACAGAAATCATTAAAGGAATGATAAGCATGATTGAAAGACTTACCTGCCACGGTTGAATTTACCAAAGCAATTTTACTCTACTGACTGGATATTGTAGGAGTATCATATTGATTGATTAATGGTTGTTCATTGATGAGAGACAGCATCTTATGAATTTGATCCTTAGAAAGGCCAATTTGAGACATCGAACCATTGATACCCTCATCTCCAGCTTCATTAGACTTGGCTATAGAAATCACATTGTTGGCAGAATAAGATTGACTTCTTTTATTATTGCCATTAGATTTGTTCTTATTGAACTTATAATCTGCAGGAAATCTAATCAGTCGATAACACTTATCCTTTAAGTGACCTTTCTTTCCACAATTTGAGcataaaaaattagattttctttttgatttttcaccAGCAACTACTGATATAGCAGCAGTCTCACTTAATGGCTGAACCGTGACATGAAAATTcctcttattttcttctcttaaaACAAGATTATATGCCTCATCCAAAGATGGAAAAGGCTTCATCATTATAATCTGTGATCTTATAGCAGAAAAACTATCATTCAATCCATTTAAGAATCGAAAGATATTAACCTTAGCCATCTGATCAACAAATTCCTGAAAACCTCCACAAGTACACTTAGGTAGAGGGTGAAAGCTACGCAACTCTTCCCAAACAAAATTCAACTCAGTAAAATACAGATCAACTGATATAATTTCTTGAGTAATGCCATTAAGTGTGTGCTGCAGATTACAAATTCTAACATAATCTGGCAATGAAAACCTTCGTTTTAGGGTTTCCCATATTTGAGCCGCATTACTCATATAGAAAACAGTGGAAGCAATTGATGGTGTTAAAGATTCAAGCAACCAGGCAACAATCAAATTATTGCATCTTATCCACGGCATATACAATTTGTCAGTAACTAAGGGTTGAGGAATCGTACCATCAATAAACCCTAGCTTATTGCGAATGGACAAAGCAAGATAAAATGATCTATTCCATGCTGAGTAATTCGTTGAAGTAAGCTTCGGAGTAATCGAGATTAAACCGTGATGATCTGAGTGATGCACAAAATAAGCCGAGTGTGGATCGTCCAAAAGAGAAATCCCATGTGCTGACTCGGCCATAGCAATTCACATCAAGAAGATATTTTTCtcacaaaaatcaaaacacaaaaaaaaatcatcaaaaaaagCCTCAAGAAATACAGATTTGAGCAAAAAGAACCAAACCCTAACAACAGTCGATTCCCAAACAAATCTgcaagaaacaagaaagaTTAGATCAAGAATCTGGAACGATTGATTTGATAAACCGATTCACACACAAAGCCCCAAATAATATGCCAGAAAATGCGACAAAGGATCGATGCTCCCAATGGCTGAATCGATAACAAAACCCGATCGCAATCCTTGAGATAAGCACTGTTACTGTAATACAAGGAGAAATATGAATAGGCCtacaagaaatcaaagaaaaaatagttcAGGAACCCCGGAtcagagctctgataccatgtgAAGAACTTGCAATTTCATAGAATCAAAGAATCAAAGAAcagaaaatgggaaaaaataTTCTGCATATTCTCATAAAATGAAATAGTCAAAAGCCAGCTATTTATAGTGCTGGTAGAGTTTGTAATTCTAAACAACACATAAGACTAAAAACGTAAAAGAACtgtaaaacaaattatttacaataaattaataaatttatactcTTCACTAGCCTCATGAAATTGCACTGCTTGGCCAAGAATATTGCAGCTACCGTacaaattttggaataaacGCAGTACATGCATGGTCCATGAGGAGGAAGTTAATGTCTATAGATTTGATTTCCGGTTAAGGTTAGATTTAGTTTTCAAGGGAAAATCAAGCATGATCTGTTCAGCTCATCCATGGTTTACATGTCTTTGAAGGCATAGAGTTCAATTCATTGATTGTTTGGTTCATTCGAATTATAAGCCACTTTaacattcattttcatgaagtTATTTTCCCTAAACTGAAGTAGCAAGTTTCCTCTGATTCACCATTATCAGAAAGAGGGCAGAAACGAATAGAAGCATAGAGCCATGGTTTCTTGCCCTTTTTGCCATTGAGAATTTCTAGTGAAAGTAACCATTCATGGTTGGTCCAAACGGGCAGATTCTAGCAATATTCCACACAAATTCAGCCAATTATATCAGAATCCAGCCAATGATGAAATAATGAGTTACTTCCATGTTATTGAGTCCATCCCTCGCTAGTTACCAATGATTCAGGATTGAGTCCATGCTGGTATCCTAAAAAGAAGGTCCAGATCTGCATGTTATGGAGTTGCCATCATGTAGTAGTGAGAATCTGCTCTATCACTCATTCTGGACGGGCTGGTAATTGGTCAGCGCTTTTTCCCACTCCAATTCCTGAAATTCCAAGCATAGGTTGTTAAACTGAAAGCCTTAACTTATATATTGCTGCTGATTCTATCTAGTTTTATTTAGAGTTCAGACATATTTCCAGACGCTTGTGCTTCATTGCTAGGTGTGTGAGCTGCGGGATGTCATCAACATGGACAAGGCTAGCTACATGTAGCCACTTAGTAggtgaaattattttatgatataAATTAACCTTTAGTGCGAAATGGATATAATAGGAATATCAGCAGCACGCCTTGTCTATGGCCCCATATTTCTTTTCAAGCCACTCTTCCAAACTTCGAAGTTGCAAActaatacaaaataaataatggagAGAGGGGGGTGCTTCTGCTGCATAGAAGAAGCATCCAATCCCAACACTGTTGGCATCTGCAGCTTTCATCTGAGCATGCCATTCCCTTCCAAAAACTTCAAGACAAAACATAtcttgagagagagagaatgttTGTATGTCTGTCTTTGTCATACATTATTGTACAATCAAAACATTATGAGCTCCTAAGATTATTCCCTATTCTGAACCTTGTCTTTTAACCCTCACACCGCCCCCACCTCTGTGCCTTCTCTTACCCTAAACAGTTAGCTAAGAATGATGGTCTCAAAGAGCGAAGTTTTGGAAGTGGAAAatggagattttaaaatttatatccTTTGCAAAACCCCATCATCCCCGAAGCTATAAACAGGCTTTGGGGGCGAGCCGATAGAGCATTCCCCAATCTATTATTCCTCCAAACATACCCTTCCATGTGCTAGTTTCAACGTTCTTTTGGACTCTTCtccccacactttttctcctTTAGCCTTGCTTTTGCCTCTTCTCCCACATACACTAACCAAAGTACTCCCTTAGATTGGCCACacaaccttttctttttggacCTTTGCCGCTTAGCTGCCGATTCTATTCccttttttaaatcatttagaatTTTATCGGACAACTAAATGCCTTCAACTAATTCAAGCATACCATGGTAACCATGCCAACACCCTATAAATACACATAAACCCTTTCAAGCGGTCCTTAGAGTACTTCACCTACACCGCCTTTCTTGCATCAGTAGACATTGCTCGCTATAGCTAATTAAGAGCAAAAGATCATATCTTCTCAAATGGGTAGGGAAAGCATTAATGATCCTACCATTGTTTTTCAATCATCCATTGCTCTACTGCAGGAGAGGTTCAGGCAGTTGCAGAGAATGAAGGAGATGAGAGAAGAGAGGGAACTACTAAGAAAGCACGCTGAGCCTAAACAATGCAACCCCACCTTGCCTTATGAGCCATCAAGGTTGTTCTTTCACTTCTTGCCACCAAGGTCACCACCTCCTCAAGTACCTTTCTCCCTCTGGTCTGGTTCACAACACAGGTGTTCTGGTACTGATTCTCAGTCCACGGAGGCCCCACTTTTTGCGAGTTTATTGCCCACAGCCTCAAAGATACCTGATTCTATGCATGTCTCTCAGAACAAATTCGATGATTCGGATTGTGATGATGTGGATACCTCCCTTCACCTGTAAACAAATTAACCCATACTTCGTTTGGTGCTGTAATAGTGAAAGAGTTAGTGATATTATTGTAGTGATGGATATCATCCATcgaatataattaatttacctTCCTGTTTGTGCTATATGATAATATGAAGCTAGCTATATATAATTAGCTGATATTCCAGCTTTTTGGCGTCATATACGTGCTACTCTTGGTCATTTCTTATCACTGTCAAAAGGCGAAAAAGCCAAGAGCAAGTGCCATGTTTCTGTGATTTTTTTCCCGTTGGCCAATGTTCGGATGCGTGAAACGGTACTTTTCTTAATTTAGAACAAGCCTAGAGACTGGAGTTGATCAGAATTATTACTCTACCAATTGTCTAGATGGTTAAATCCAAATATACCTGCATGGTactaagatttaaattttaacaaaacGGTAATGATTTTATACACAGCAAATCCAAATGCCGTGTTGCGGTCTAGATGCGGGCTCCATGGACTGCAGAAGATAGCTATTCTGCATTCATCTTGAGCTATCTGCATTCATCACCATGCGTGCATGTGAATCATGTGAAGGGGATTTCTGTAGATTATTGccatttttcatcaagaaCTCGATATTGTAGAATTTGGGGATACTATAAACATGTATGCCACCTGACGTGCCACTCACGCTTTGATTGAAACGAACTGTTGGGAATTACAAAAGGAAGATCTAATGCTTTTTTTCTATGAGTTTGCTTCAGAATAGGGACAGTTTGATGCTCAAATTATTTGATATGTCCCTTACAAGTTAAAGCTTAAACACATAAACTCTACTCTGAACCGAGTGTCAAAGTAATGGGAAATCCTAACCAAAAAAGTTTAAACAGTTCTGGTCCATTTTTGCGTTGTCATGAAAGTTCCCAGATTGGGAACAATCCAGGTAGTTTGACCATTCCAAAACAAAGATTGTATTCTTAATCGTAAGATGGAAGGAACATAAAAAGAGAGGAATCTCTACTTTGACAAAAGCAAAGAATTCCTTCTCAAAGCTACTTCATCTATAGCCATTAGCTAGCTACTGGTGGTACGGCAAATGCCCAACCTTCTGTCTTGGATACACACGTCTGCAACTCCCCCTGAATCAGCCACAATGCCGTCTGCCTTACATTGGACTCTGCTTGCTCTTTGCtttgtttctttaattttacaGAAGACAGGTAGTGCCATAGTTAGTGACTTTACTGATCTTTCCATGGTTGTTGATCGTGATCaagtaaaattaatttaggtcTATAAATTTTTGGGTCATGCTAGATGCTCAATTCAGGGAATGGTGCATAGCTGATGAGCAAACTCCTGATGATGAGTTGCAGAAGGCCCTTGATTGGGCTTGTGGGAAGGGAGGTGCCGATTGCAGTAAGATACAAGTGAACCAACCTTGTTATCTTCCAAACACTATAAGGGACCATGC
It includes:
- the LOC108662467 gene encoding uncharacterized protein LOC108662467, which codes for MAESAHGISLLDDPHSAYFVHHSDHHGLISITPKLTSTNYSAWNRSFYLALSIRNKLGFIDGTIPQPLVTDKLYMPWIRCNNLIVAWLLESLTPSIASTVFYMSNAAQIWETLKRRFSLPDYVRICNLQHTLNGITQEIISVDLYFTELNFVWEELRSFHPLPKCTCGGFQEFVDQMAKVNIFRFLNGLNDSFSAIRSQIIMMKPFPSLDEAYNLVLREENKRNFHVTVQPLSETAAISVVAGEKSKRKSNFLCSNCGKKGHLKDKCYRLIRFPADYKFNKNKSNGNNKRSQSYSANNVISIAKSNEAGDEGINGSMSQIGLSKDQIHKMLSLINEQPLINQYDTPTISSQ
- the LOC18597306 gene encoding uncharacterized protein LOC18597306; this translates as MGRESINDPTIVFQSSIALLQERFRQLQRMKEMREERELLRKHAEPKQCNPTLPYEPSRLFFHFLPPRSPPPQVPFSLWSGSQHRCSGTDSQSTEAPLFASLLPTASKIPDSMHVSQNKFDDSDCDDVDTSLHL
- the LOC18597307 gene encoding glucan endo-1,3-beta-glucosidase 4; this encodes MPNLLSWIHTSATPPESATMPSALHWTLLALCFVSLILQKTDAQFREWCIADEQTPDDELQKALDWACGKGGADCSKIQVNQPCYLPNTIRDHASYAFNNYYQKFKNKGATCYFNSAAMITDLDPSHHSCKFVSVP